The nucleotide window TTCCCTAGCTTCTTGAATAATTCTCTTAATAGGAGCCGATTCTGGACTAACTATTGCTATTAATCGATTGGCTGCAACAATATTACCAAAGCCGATGTTGATTAGCTTAATAGCCATGTAAAACCACCTCTTACCCTATTCGATATTTTGTATTTGTTCTCGTATTTTTTCAATTTCTGCTTTTAATTCTATAGCAAACCCTGTGATTTGTAAATCATTAGCTTTAGAACCGATCGTATTCGCTTCTCTATTCATCTCCTGAGCAAGAAAATCTAATTTACGTCCAACTGATCCCTTAGCTTGTAATGTACTTCTTACCTGCTTGATATGACTTTCAAGACGAACGAGTTCTTCATCAATAGCGCAACGATCAGCAAATACTGCGACTTCTTGAGCTATGCGATTTTCATCAACTGTATTATCTGATAATAATTCTTGTAGCCGACTATTAAGTCGCTCACGGTATTCTGTAACAACTAATGGTGATCTTTCTTCTATCTGTTTCGTTAACTCTTGCATATGATCTAATTTAGTATTTAAATCTAGGACTAAAGATGCCCCTTCTTTTTTACGCATTGCAATAACATTCTCAACTGCCTGAGTAATTGCAGTACTGAGAACCTCCCAAATGAGCTCTTCATCATATTTTTGTTCTTCTAATTTAAGAACTTCTGGGAAGCGTGAAAGAATGGATAAGTTTAAATCATTTTTAATACCGTACTCTTCACCTATTAAGCCAAGTTTATCTTTATATTCTTTTAAAAGTGGACCGTTCACTTTTACGCTACTGGACTCTTCAGATTGGTCTTCATAACTAATATAAACATCAATTTTTCCTCTTGAGATATATTTTTTCAATAAGTTTTTAACTTCAGATTCTAAAAAACTAAATTTCTTAGTCATTTTTATGTTAAAATCGCCGTATCTATGGTTAACTGTCTTCACTTCAACAGTAAACTTCTTATTCTCTTTCATATGTTCACCACGGCCGAACCCTGTCATACTTTTTATCATCATTCTCATCTCTTTTCTTTTAACATAAATATGTCAATCAATATATCAAGCTTTTCAATTCATCCTTATTATTTGATTGTACTTTATATCCTATCCTTGTATTATAAACTACTCTTAAACTAACGTCAACAAGTATACCTGTTAACAATTTGAAAATAATACACATAAGTGATATACTAATTTGGATATCTTAATGAAAAGTTTCATTATAATATGAAAAGGCTTCAATTATTTATATTTTAATAAATAATATCAACTTAATAAATGGGCTCTAACTGAATTGTTTACTGTAAATAATCGAGGTTAATAATATAGCATAAAGGAGTGATTCAAATGGCCTTTGACGGTTTATCTGTATATACCATCGCTCATGAACTGAATAACCTTCTTGCAGAAGCAAGAATTGATAAAATACATCAACCAGAACGTGATGAATTAATTATGGCTATACGAAGTAAATCAGGCAACAAGAAATTATTGTTAAGTTGCAG belongs to Vallitalea okinawensis and includes:
- a CDS encoding YicC/YloC family endoribonuclease, giving the protein MMIKSMTGFGRGEHMKENKKFTVEVKTVNHRYGDFNIKMTKKFSFLESEVKNLLKKYISRGKIDVYISYEDQSEESSSVKVNGPLLKEYKDKLGLIGEEYGIKNDLNLSILSRFPEVLKLEEQKYDEELIWEVLSTAITQAVENVIAMRKKEGASLVLDLNTKLDHMQELTKQIEERSPLVVTEYRERLNSRLQELLSDNTVDENRIAQEVAVFADRCAIDEELVRLESHIKQVRSTLQAKGSVGRKLDFLAQEMNREANTIGSKANDLQITGFAIELKAEIEKIREQIQNIE